From a region of the Buteo buteo chromosome 7, bButBut1.hap1.1, whole genome shotgun sequence genome:
- the COPB2 gene encoding coatomer subunit beta' isoform X2, with amino-acid sequence MPLRLDIKRKLTARSDRVKSVDLHPTEPWMLASLYNGSVCVWNHETQTLVKTFEVCDLPVRAAKFVARKNWVVTGADDMQIRVFNYNTLERVHMFEAHSDYIRCIAVHPTQPFILTSSDDMLIKLWDWDKKWSCSQVFEGHTHYVMQIVINPKDNNQFASASLDRTIKVWQLGSSSPNFTLEGHEKGVNCIDYYSGGDKPYLISGADDRLVKIWDYQNKTCVQTLEGHAQNVSCVSFHPELPIIITGSEDGTVRIWHSSTYRLESTLNYGMERVWCVASLRGSNNVALGYDEGSIIVKLGREEPAMSMDANGKIIWAKHSEVQQANLKAMGDAEIKDGERLPLAVKDMGSCEIYPQTIQHNPNGRFVVVCGDGEYIIYTAMALRNKSFGSAQEFVWAHDSSEYAIRESNSLVKIFKNFKEKKSFKPDFGAEGIYGGFLLGVRSVNGLAFYDWENTELIRRIEIQPKHIFWSDSGELVCIATEESFFILKYLSEKVAAAQETHEGVTEDGIEDAFEVLGEIQEIVKTGLWVGDCFIYTSSVNRLNYYVGGEIVTIAHLDRTMYLLGYIPKDNRLYLGDKELNIVSYSLLVSVLEYQTAVMRRDFSMADKVLPTIPKEQRTRVAHFLEKQGFKQQALAVSTDPEHRFELALQLGELKIAYQLAVEAESEQKWKQLAELAISKCQFGLAQECLHHAQDYGGLLLLATASGNANMVNKLAEGAEKDGKNNVAFMSYFLQGKLDSCLELLIKTGRLPEAAFLARTYLPSQVSRVVKLWRENLSKVNQKAAESLADPTEYENLFPGLKEAFVAEEYVKQSLPDLRPAREYPLVTPNEERNLLEEAKGFEPSGVMASQAEEPVPSAKQDMMKTVLQNSDLLPTRDQKMLLDLEDDLDNLDLEDIDTTDINLDEEILDE; translated from the exons ATG CCTCTCCGACTTGATATAAAACGGAAACTAACAGCTCGGTCTGACCGGGTGAAGAGTGTAGACTTGCATCCCACGGAACCATGGATGTTGGCTAGCCTTTACAATGGCAGTGTCTGTGTTTGGAACCATGAAACACAG actcTGGTGAAGACTTTTGAAGTGTGTGACTTGCCAGTGAGAGCTGCCAAATTTGTGGCAAGAAAGAACTGGGTTGTTACAGGAGCT GATGACATGCAAATTAGAGTTTTTAATTATAACACCTTGGAAAGAGTTCACATGTTTGAAGCACATTCAGATTACATCCGTTGTATTGCTGTGCATCCCACACAGCCTTTCATACTGACAAGCAGCG atgacatGCTCATTAAACTCTGGGACTGGGATAAAAAATGGTCTTGTTCTCAGGTGTTTGAAGGACACACCCATTATGTCATGCAGATTGTCATAAACCCAAAAGACAATAATCAGTTTGCCAGTGCCTCTTTGGATAGGACAATCAAG GTGTGGCAGCTTGGCTCCTCTTCACCCAACTTTACTTTGGAAGGCCATGAGAAAGGAGTAAACTGCATTGACTATTACAGTGGAGGAGACAAGCCATATCTCATTTCAGGTGCAGATGACCGGTTGGTTAAGATCTGGGACTACCAG aataAAACCTGTGTACAAACATTGGAAGGACATGCTCAAAATGTGTCGTGTGTCAGCTTCCATCCTGAATTGCCTATCATTATCACAGGCTCAGAAGATg gaaCTGTGCGCATTTGGCATTCAAGCACTTACCGCTTGGAAAGTACCCTCAACTATGGCATGGAGAGAGTGTGGTGTGTGGCCAGTTTAAGAGGATCCAATAATGTGGCTTTGGGATATGATGAAGGCAGCATTATTGTTAAG CTTGGTCGTGAAGAACCTGCCATGTCCATGgatgcaaatggaaaaattatttgggCTAAACATTCAGAAGTCCAACAGGCTAACTTGAAAGCTATGGGAGATGCTGAAAtcaaagatggagaaagatTGCCACTGGCTGTAAAGGACATGGGAAGCTGTGAAATCTATCCTCAGACAATTCAGCACAACCCTAATGGACG GTTTGTAGTAGTGTGTGGTGATGGTGAATACATCATCTACACAGCTATGGCTTTGAGAAACAAGAGCTTTGGTTCTGCACAGGAGTTCGTATGGGCACATGATTCTTCAGA GTATGCAATCAGGGAGAGCAACAGCCTtgtaaagatatttaaaaatttcaaagagAAGAAGTCATTCAAACCTGATTTTGGAGCAGAAG gCATCTATGGTGGCTTCCTGTTGGGGGTCAGATCCGTTAATGGTTTGGCATTCTATGACTGGGAGAACACAGAATTGATTCGCAGAATTGAAATTCAGCCCAAACAT ATTTTCTGGTCTGACTCGGGTGAGCTTGTCTGCATTGCTACAGAAGAGtcattcttcattttgaaataccTATCAGAAAAAGTTGCAGCAGCCCAAGAAACACATGAAGGTGTCACTGAAGATGGAATTGAAGATGCTTTTGAG GTTCTTGGTGAGATTCAGGAGATTGTGAAAACAGGCTTGTGGGTAGGCGACTGCTTTATTTACACCAGTTCTGTGAACAGACTCAACTACTATGTTGGAGGAGAAATTGTCACTATTGCCCATTTAGACAG AACAATGTATCTTCTGGGTTATATCCCTAAGGACAACCGACTTTATTTGGGTGATAAAGAGCTAAACATTGTTAGCTACTCTTTGCTGGTCTCAGTGCTTGAATATCAAACTGCTGTGATGAGAAGAGATTTCAGTATGGCTGACAAAGTTCTTCCCACAATTCCAAAGGAACAAAGAACCAGAGTTgcacattttcttgaaaaacag GGCTTCAAACAACAAGCTCTTGCAGTATCTACAGATCCGGAGCATCGTTTTGAACTTGCTCTTCAACTTGgagaattaaaaatagcttATCAGCTTGCAGTGGAAGCAGAG TCAGAACAGAAATGGAAGCAACTTGCTGAGCTTGCCATTAGTAAATGCCAGTTTGGCTTAGCCCAGGAGTGTCTCCACCATGCACAAGACTACGGCGGACTACTGCTCCTGGCTACAGCTTCAGGAAATGCTAACATGGTGAATAAGTTAGcggaaggagcagaaaaagatGGCAAGAACAATGTTGCATTTATGAGCTACTTCTTGCAGGGAAA gCTTGATTCATGTTTGGAACTCCTGATTAAAACTGGGCGTCTCccagaagctgcttttcttgcacGGACATATTTGCCAAGCCAAGTTTCAAG GGTTGTTAAACTGTGGCGGGAGAATCTCTCTAAAGTCAATCAAAAAGCTGCTGAGTCCCTTGCTGATCCTACAGAATATGAAAATCTTTTTCCTGGCTTAAAGGAAGCTTTTGTTGCTGAAGAGTATGTTAAACAGAGTCTTCCTGACTTGCGGCCAGCCAGGGAATACCCCCTTGTCACT ccaaatgaagaaagaaacttACTTGAAGAAGCAAAAGGATTTGAGCCTTCTGGAGTAATGGCATCTCAG
- the COPB2 gene encoding coatomer subunit beta' isoform X1, which produces MPLRLDIKRKLTARSDRVKSVDLHPTEPWMLASLYNGSVCVWNHETQTLVKTFEVCDLPVRAAKFVARKNWVVTGADDMQIRVFNYNTLERVHMFEAHSDYIRCIAVHPTQPFILTSSDDMLIKLWDWDKKWSCSQVFEGHTHYVMQIVINPKDNNQFASASLDRTIKVWQLGSSSPNFTLEGHEKGVNCIDYYSGGDKPYLISGADDRLVKIWDYQNKTCVQTLEGHAQNVSCVSFHPELPIIITGSEDGTVRIWHSSTYRLESTLNYGMERVWCVASLRGSNNVALGYDEGSIIVKLGREEPAMSMDANGKIIWAKHSEVQQANLKAMGDAEIKDGERLPLAVKDMGSCEIYPQTIQHNPNGRFVVVCGDGEYIIYTAMALRNKSFGSAQEFVWAHDSSEYAIRESNSLVKIFKNFKEKKSFKPDFGAEGIYGGFLLGVRSVNGLAFYDWENTELIRRIEIQPKHIFWSDSGELVCIATEESFFILKYLSEKVAAAQETHEGVTEDGIEDAFEVLGEIQEIVKTGLWVGDCFIYTSSVNRLNYYVGGEIVTIAHLDRTMYLLGYIPKDNRLYLGDKELNIVSYSLLVSVLEYQTAVMRRDFSMADKVLPTIPKEQRTRVAHFLEKQGFKQQALAVSTDPEHRFELALQLGELKIAYQLAVEAESEQKWKQLAELAISKCQFGLAQECLHHAQDYGGLLLLATASGNANMVNKLAEGAEKDGKNNVAFMSYFLQGKLDSCLELLIKTGRLPEAAFLARTYLPSQVSRVVKLWRENLSKVNQKAAESLADPTEYENLFPGLKEAFVAEEYVKQSLPDLRPAREYPLVTPNEERNLLEEAKGFEPSGVMASQKAEEPVPSAKQDMMKTVLQNSDLLPTRDQKMLLDLEDDLDNLDLEDIDTTDINLDEEILDE; this is translated from the exons ATG CCTCTCCGACTTGATATAAAACGGAAACTAACAGCTCGGTCTGACCGGGTGAAGAGTGTAGACTTGCATCCCACGGAACCATGGATGTTGGCTAGCCTTTACAATGGCAGTGTCTGTGTTTGGAACCATGAAACACAG actcTGGTGAAGACTTTTGAAGTGTGTGACTTGCCAGTGAGAGCTGCCAAATTTGTGGCAAGAAAGAACTGGGTTGTTACAGGAGCT GATGACATGCAAATTAGAGTTTTTAATTATAACACCTTGGAAAGAGTTCACATGTTTGAAGCACATTCAGATTACATCCGTTGTATTGCTGTGCATCCCACACAGCCTTTCATACTGACAAGCAGCG atgacatGCTCATTAAACTCTGGGACTGGGATAAAAAATGGTCTTGTTCTCAGGTGTTTGAAGGACACACCCATTATGTCATGCAGATTGTCATAAACCCAAAAGACAATAATCAGTTTGCCAGTGCCTCTTTGGATAGGACAATCAAG GTGTGGCAGCTTGGCTCCTCTTCACCCAACTTTACTTTGGAAGGCCATGAGAAAGGAGTAAACTGCATTGACTATTACAGTGGAGGAGACAAGCCATATCTCATTTCAGGTGCAGATGACCGGTTGGTTAAGATCTGGGACTACCAG aataAAACCTGTGTACAAACATTGGAAGGACATGCTCAAAATGTGTCGTGTGTCAGCTTCCATCCTGAATTGCCTATCATTATCACAGGCTCAGAAGATg gaaCTGTGCGCATTTGGCATTCAAGCACTTACCGCTTGGAAAGTACCCTCAACTATGGCATGGAGAGAGTGTGGTGTGTGGCCAGTTTAAGAGGATCCAATAATGTGGCTTTGGGATATGATGAAGGCAGCATTATTGTTAAG CTTGGTCGTGAAGAACCTGCCATGTCCATGgatgcaaatggaaaaattatttgggCTAAACATTCAGAAGTCCAACAGGCTAACTTGAAAGCTATGGGAGATGCTGAAAtcaaagatggagaaagatTGCCACTGGCTGTAAAGGACATGGGAAGCTGTGAAATCTATCCTCAGACAATTCAGCACAACCCTAATGGACG GTTTGTAGTAGTGTGTGGTGATGGTGAATACATCATCTACACAGCTATGGCTTTGAGAAACAAGAGCTTTGGTTCTGCACAGGAGTTCGTATGGGCACATGATTCTTCAGA GTATGCAATCAGGGAGAGCAACAGCCTtgtaaagatatttaaaaatttcaaagagAAGAAGTCATTCAAACCTGATTTTGGAGCAGAAG gCATCTATGGTGGCTTCCTGTTGGGGGTCAGATCCGTTAATGGTTTGGCATTCTATGACTGGGAGAACACAGAATTGATTCGCAGAATTGAAATTCAGCCCAAACAT ATTTTCTGGTCTGACTCGGGTGAGCTTGTCTGCATTGCTACAGAAGAGtcattcttcattttgaaataccTATCAGAAAAAGTTGCAGCAGCCCAAGAAACACATGAAGGTGTCACTGAAGATGGAATTGAAGATGCTTTTGAG GTTCTTGGTGAGATTCAGGAGATTGTGAAAACAGGCTTGTGGGTAGGCGACTGCTTTATTTACACCAGTTCTGTGAACAGACTCAACTACTATGTTGGAGGAGAAATTGTCACTATTGCCCATTTAGACAG AACAATGTATCTTCTGGGTTATATCCCTAAGGACAACCGACTTTATTTGGGTGATAAAGAGCTAAACATTGTTAGCTACTCTTTGCTGGTCTCAGTGCTTGAATATCAAACTGCTGTGATGAGAAGAGATTTCAGTATGGCTGACAAAGTTCTTCCCACAATTCCAAAGGAACAAAGAACCAGAGTTgcacattttcttgaaaaacag GGCTTCAAACAACAAGCTCTTGCAGTATCTACAGATCCGGAGCATCGTTTTGAACTTGCTCTTCAACTTGgagaattaaaaatagcttATCAGCTTGCAGTGGAAGCAGAG TCAGAACAGAAATGGAAGCAACTTGCTGAGCTTGCCATTAGTAAATGCCAGTTTGGCTTAGCCCAGGAGTGTCTCCACCATGCACAAGACTACGGCGGACTACTGCTCCTGGCTACAGCTTCAGGAAATGCTAACATGGTGAATAAGTTAGcggaaggagcagaaaaagatGGCAAGAACAATGTTGCATTTATGAGCTACTTCTTGCAGGGAAA gCTTGATTCATGTTTGGAACTCCTGATTAAAACTGGGCGTCTCccagaagctgcttttcttgcacGGACATATTTGCCAAGCCAAGTTTCAAG GGTTGTTAAACTGTGGCGGGAGAATCTCTCTAAAGTCAATCAAAAAGCTGCTGAGTCCCTTGCTGATCCTACAGAATATGAAAATCTTTTTCCTGGCTTAAAGGAAGCTTTTGTTGCTGAAGAGTATGTTAAACAGAGTCTTCCTGACTTGCGGCCAGCCAGGGAATACCCCCTTGTCACT ccaaatgaagaaagaaacttACTTGAAGAAGCAAAAGGATTTGAGCCTTCTGGAGTAATGGCATCTCAG